The window TGATGTCGCATTCCGTTTCCCTCACTTTCCCTGATGGCTCCGTACGTGAATTCGCCGCCGGCACGACTGGCCGGGACGTCGCCGAGTCGATATCGAAGTCGCTCGCCAAGAAGGCCGTGGCGATCGCGCTGGACGGCGAGCTGCGCGACCTGTCGGACGCCGTGAGCGCAGGCAGGATCGAAATCGTCACGCGCGAAGACAAGCGCGCGCTGGAGCTGATCCGCCATGATGCGGCGCATGTCATGGCGGAGGCCGTCCAGGAATTGTGGCCCGGAACGCAGGTCACCATCGGTCCCGTTATCGAAAACGGCTTCTATTACGACTTCGCGAAAAACGAACCCTTCACGCCCGACGACCTGCCGGTCATCGAGAAGAAGATGAGGGAGATCATCGCGCGCAACAAGGCTTTCACCAAGGAGGTCTGGTCGCGCGAGAAGGCGAAGGAGGTCTTTGCCGCCAAGGGCGAGACCTACAAGGTCGAGCTCGTCGATGCGATCCCCGAAGACCAGGACGTGAAGATCTATCACCAGGGCGAGTGGTTCGATCTTTGCCGCGGTCCGCACATGGCCTCCACCGGACAGGTCGGCACGGCCTTCAAGCTCATGAAGGTGGCGGGCGCCTATTGGCGCGGCGACAGCAACAATCCGATGCTGACACGCATCTACGGCACCGCCTGGCATTCGCAAGAGGAGCTGGACCAGTATCTGCATGTGCTTGCCGAAGCCGAGAAGCGCGACCATCGCCGGCTCGGCCGCGAGATGGACCTCTTCCATTTCCAGGAGGAGGGCCCCGGCGTCGTCTTCTGGCACGGCAAGGGCTGGCGCGTGTTCCAGAGCCTCGTCTCCTATATGCGCCGTAGGCTCGAGGGCGACTACCAGGAGGTCAACGCGCCGCAGGTGCTCGACAAGTCGCTCTGGGAGACGTCCGGCCACTGGGGCTGGTATCGCGACAACATGTTCAAGGTGACGGTCGCCGGTGACGATACGGACGACGACCGCGTGTTTGCGCTGAAGCCGATGAACTGCCCGGGCCATATCCAGATCTTCAAGCATGGGCTGAAGTCCTATCGCGAACTGCCCGTGCGTCTCGCCGAATTCGGCGCCGTGCATCGGTACGAGCCATCCGGCGCGCTGCATGGGCTCATGCGCGTGCGCGGCTTCACCCAGGACGACGCGCATATCTTCTGCACGGACGAGCAGATGGCGGCGGAATGCCTGAAGATCAACGATCTGATCCTCTCGGTCTATGAGGACTTCGGATTCAAGGAGATCGTCGTCAAGCTCTCGACTCGGCCGGAAAAGCGCGTCGGCTCCGACGAGCTCTGGGACCGCGCCGAAGCGGTGATGACCGACGTGCTGAAGACCATCGAGGCACAGTCGGAAGGCCGCATCAAGACCGACATCCTGCCGGGCGAGGGCGCCTTCTACGGGCCGAAGTTCGAATATACGCTGAAGGACGCAATCGGCCGTGAATGGCAGTGCGGAACGACGCAGGTCGACTTCAACCTGCCGGAACGCTTCGGTGCCTTTTATATCGACAGCGAATCGGAGAAGCGCCAGCCGGTGATGATCCATCGCGCCATCTGCGGCTCGA is drawn from Sinorhizobium sojae CCBAU 05684 and contains these coding sequences:
- the thrS gene encoding threonine--tRNA ligase, whose product is MSHSVSLTFPDGSVREFAAGTTGRDVAESISKSLAKKAVAIALDGELRDLSDAVSAGRIEIVTREDKRALELIRHDAAHVMAEAVQELWPGTQVTIGPVIENGFYYDFAKNEPFTPDDLPVIEKKMREIIARNKAFTKEVWSREKAKEVFAAKGETYKVELVDAIPEDQDVKIYHQGEWFDLCRGPHMASTGQVGTAFKLMKVAGAYWRGDSNNPMLTRIYGTAWHSQEELDQYLHVLAEAEKRDHRRLGREMDLFHFQEEGPGVVFWHGKGWRVFQSLVSYMRRRLEGDYQEVNAPQVLDKSLWETSGHWGWYRDNMFKVTVAGDDTDDDRVFALKPMNCPGHIQIFKHGLKSYRELPVRLAEFGAVHRYEPSGALHGLMRVRGFTQDDAHIFCTDEQMAAECLKINDLILSVYEDFGFKEIVVKLSTRPEKRVGSDELWDRAEAVMTDVLKTIEAQSEGRIKTDILPGEGAFYGPKFEYTLKDAIGREWQCGTTQVDFNLPERFGAFYIDSESEKRQPVMIHRAICGSMERFLGILLENFAGHMPLWISPLQVVVATITSEADEYGREVAARLREAGLTVETDFRNEKINYKVREHSVTKVPVIVVCGKREAEERSVNIRRLGSQAQTPMSLDEAVASLSSEAMAPDLKRRAERNGRR